In Devosia sp. 1566, a single genomic region encodes these proteins:
- a CDS encoding bifunctional helix-turn-helix domain-containing protein/methylated-DNA--[protein]-cysteine S-methyltransferase — translation MNTHVTISAADDYEAIRAAIRYLSETGPDELDLARFARALGQSERSLSELFRRWCGLTPKSFAQAVALDHAKSLLASRQSVLDTTYEVGLSSTSRLHDLFVTYEAMPPGVFRAGGAGIDMIWGAAPSPFGTAVVTATDYGISGLGFADGETSIERAFEDLAQRWPNARFIRDDARIAPMVAQVFSPEHWSPEQPVRVVLIGTDFEVKVWETLLSIPLGQASTYAEVARQVGRPSASRAVGAAVGKNPISFVVPCHRVVGSSGALTGYHWGVPRKRAILGWEAGVISATHPVSRET, via the coding sequence ATGAACACGCATGTGACCATATCCGCAGCCGATGACTACGAGGCGATTCGCGCGGCCATTCGCTATCTCAGCGAAACAGGCCCCGATGAACTCGATCTCGCCCGATTCGCCCGTGCGCTGGGGCAAAGCGAGCGTTCGCTCAGCGAATTGTTTCGCCGCTGGTGCGGGCTGACACCCAAGTCCTTTGCCCAGGCGGTGGCGCTCGACCATGCCAAATCGCTGCTGGCGAGCCGGCAAAGCGTACTCGACACCACCTATGAAGTGGGTCTCTCCTCGACCTCGCGGCTACATGATCTGTTCGTGACCTATGAGGCGATGCCGCCCGGCGTGTTCCGGGCCGGTGGCGCGGGGATCGACATGATCTGGGGCGCGGCCCCCTCCCCGTTCGGGACCGCCGTCGTGACTGCCACCGACTACGGTATTTCCGGGCTGGGCTTTGCCGATGGCGAGACCAGCATCGAGCGGGCCTTCGAGGATCTGGCGCAGCGCTGGCCCAATGCCCGGTTCATTCGCGACGATGCGCGCATTGCGCCCATGGTCGCCCAGGTGTTTTCGCCCGAGCATTGGTCGCCCGAGCAGCCGGTGCGGGTGGTGCTGATCGGCACCGACTTCGAGGTCAAGGTGTGGGAGACGCTGCTTTCGATCCCACTGGGGCAGGCCAGCACCTATGCGGAGGTGGCGCGTCAGGTGGGACGGCCCTCGGCATCGCGGGCGGTGGGGGCGGCGGTGGGCAAGAACCCGATCAGCTTTGTGGTGCCCTGCCACCGGGTGGTGGGCAGTTCAGGGGCGCTGACCGGCTATCATTGGGGCGTGCCGCGCAAGCGCGCGATCCTGGGGTGGGAGGCCGGGGTCATTTCCGCCACCCACCCGGTTTCACGTGAAACCTAG
- a CDS encoding DUF2214 family protein, whose amino-acid sequence MDADLALAIGHHLAVFTLVGAIAAEFVLLRPGLDGVQLQRLARLDAVYGSAAVLVVLVGVMRLYWGAAGPDYYFSNHAFWGKMAAFVAVGLLSIAPTIAFGRWRKALRADPGFRPSEGEIRRQRRFLHAELGFLILVPIFAAMMARGYGS is encoded by the coding sequence ATGGATGCAGATCTTGCCTTGGCGATCGGTCACCATCTAGCGGTGTTCACCTTGGTTGGCGCGATCGCAGCCGAATTCGTGCTGCTGCGTCCCGGTCTAGACGGCGTACAGCTGCAGCGCTTGGCGCGGCTCGACGCCGTTTATGGCAGCGCCGCAGTGCTGGTGGTGCTGGTGGGAGTGATGCGGCTGTACTGGGGTGCCGCGGGTCCGGACTATTATTTCAGCAATCACGCCTTCTGGGGAAAGATGGCCGCCTTTGTGGCGGTGGGCCTGCTGTCAATTGCGCCCACAATTGCCTTTGGCCGGTGGCGCAAAGCGCTTCGCGCCGATCCCGGCTTTCGCCCAAGCGAAGGTGAAATTCGCCGGCAGCGTCGGTTCCTCCATGCCGAGTTGGGTTTTCTCATCCTCGTGCCAATCTTTGCTGCGATGATGGCGCGGGGTTACGGCAGCTAG
- the dapB gene encoding 4-hydroxy-tetrahydrodipicolinate reductase, with protein MAELRVIIAGAGGRMGAANIRALVNHPGVVLHAALDRPGSSVLGRDAGTLAGLEALGVPVVDSLDTALPGADAIIDFTAPAVSVTLAQRAADTGLIHVIGTTGCTPEDDAAIAAAAKAGARIVKSGNFSLGMAVLSNLVEQAAAALADYDIEIVEMHHSRKVDAPSGSALILGEAAARGRAVSLEEKSVRVRDGHTGPREAGTIGFATLRGGTVVGDHSVIFAGPGERLELGHRAEDRSIFANGALRSALWARDQAPGLYTIADVLGLTQSSRTSS; from the coding sequence ATGGCGGAACTGAGGGTAATCATCGCGGGCGCCGGCGGGCGCATGGGCGCAGCCAATATTCGGGCGCTGGTCAACCATCCCGGCGTGGTGCTCCACGCCGCCCTGGATCGGCCCGGCTCAAGCGTGCTCGGGCGTGATGCCGGCACGCTAGCCGGGCTTGAGGCCCTCGGTGTTCCGGTGGTCGATTCGCTCGATACAGCGCTGCCCGGCGCCGACGCCATCATCGATTTCACCGCCCCCGCGGTCAGCGTCACACTGGCACAGCGGGCCGCTGACACTGGCTTGATTCATGTGATCGGCACTACCGGGTGCACTCCCGAGGACGACGCCGCGATTGCTGCCGCTGCCAAGGCCGGGGCCCGCATCGTCAAATCAGGCAATTTCTCCCTCGGCATGGCCGTGCTCTCCAACCTCGTGGAACAGGCCGCTGCGGCTCTGGCCGATTACGACATCGAAATCGTCGAAATGCACCATAGCCGCAAGGTCGACGCGCCCTCGGGCAGCGCCCTCATCCTCGGGGAAGCGGCCGCGCGCGGTCGCGCCGTTTCGCTCGAGGAAAAATCCGTGCGCGTACGCGATGGTCATACCGGCCCGCGTGAAGCCGGCACGATCGGCTTTGCCACCCTGCGCGGCGGCACGGTCGTCGGCGATCACAGCGTCATCTTTGCCGGCCCCGGTGAGCGCCTCGAGCTCGGTCACCGCGCCGAAGACCGCTCCATCTTTGCCAATGGCGCCCTGCGCTCCGCGCTCTGGGCCCGCGATCAGGCCCCCGGCCTTTACACCATTGCCGATGTGCTCGGCCTCACCCAGTCATCAAGGACCTCATCATGA
- the hisA gene encoding 1-(5-phosphoribosyl)-5-[(5-phosphoribosylamino)methylideneamino]imidazole-4-carboxamide isomerase has translation MILFPAIDLKDGQCVRLKLGDMNQATVFNDDPAAQAKSFEDQGFEYLHVVDLNGAFAGQSVNGAAVEAILKTVKFPVQLGGGIRNLGHIEAWLDKGLARVILGTVAVRDPALVKEAARKWPDQVAVGIDARAGMVAVEGWAETSELSVIELARRFEGAGVAAIIYTDIDRDGVLAGINWDSTLELARATGIPVIASGGLASMADIERLTQPDAQVLEGAITGRALYDGRIDSREALTLLRQAA, from the coding sequence ATGATCCTCTTCCCCGCCATCGACCTCAAGGATGGCCAATGCGTGCGCCTCAAGCTTGGGGACATGAACCAGGCCACCGTCTTCAACGACGATCCGGCTGCTCAGGCCAAGAGCTTTGAAGATCAGGGCTTTGAGTATCTCCACGTCGTTGACCTCAATGGCGCCTTTGCCGGCCAAAGCGTCAACGGCGCGGCGGTGGAAGCCATTCTCAAGACGGTGAAGTTTCCCGTCCAGCTCGGCGGCGGCATCCGCAATCTCGGCCATATCGAAGCCTGGCTCGACAAGGGCCTCGCCCGCGTCATCCTCGGCACCGTCGCCGTGCGCGACCCCGCTTTGGTGAAAGAAGCCGCCCGCAAGTGGCCCGACCAGGTCGCCGTCGGCATCGATGCGCGCGCCGGCATGGTGGCGGTGGAAGGCTGGGCCGAAACCTCCGAGCTCAGCGTCATCGAGCTCGCCCGGCGCTTCGAAGGCGCTGGCGTTGCCGCCATCATCTATACCGATATCGACCGCGACGGTGTACTCGCCGGCATCAACTGGGACTCGACGCTGGAGCTTGCCCGCGCCACCGGCATTCCGGTGATCGCCTCGGGGGGCCTCGCGTCCATGGCTGATATTGAGCGCCTGACCCAACCCGATGCGCAGGTGCTCGAAGGCGCCATCACTGGCCGCGCCCTTTACGATGGCCGCATTGATTCACGTGAAGCCCTGACCCTGTTGCGGCAGGCGGCCTGA
- a CDS encoding DUF2628 domain-containing protein, with product MTFYAIFDAKPGQADLPVAVGDRFSWLAFWLPPVFALRHGLWLELLVYVLLVLALGFASLWLGQGATTALYGVLAASIGFAAPALRRAKLTRAGWTYRRELWAPYPEQAQLEALQ from the coding sequence GTGACCTTTTACGCCATTTTTGACGCCAAGCCTGGCCAGGCCGATCTGCCCGTCGCCGTGGGGGATCGCTTCTCCTGGCTCGCCTTCTGGCTGCCCCCCGTCTTTGCGCTGCGCCATGGGCTCTGGCTCGAACTGCTCGTCTACGTGCTCCTCGTCCTTGCGCTCGGATTTGCCTCCCTTTGGCTGGGGCAGGGCGCCACCACAGCTCTTTACGGCGTGCTGGCCGCGTCGATCGGCTTTGCCGCGCCCGCGCTGCGCCGGGCCAAGCTGACGCGCGCCGGCTGGACCTATCGCCGCGAACTCTGGGCACCCTATCCCGAACAGGCTCAACTGGAGGCCCTGCAATGA
- the hslV gene encoding ATP-dependent protease subunit HslV encodes MSDAAFPGWHGTTIVSVRKGNKVVVAGDGQVSMGQTVMKHGAKKVRRLAGGKVIGGFAGSTADAFTLFERLEAKLEQYPDQLMRAAVELAKDWRGDKYLRRLEAMMIVADKKDTLVLTGNGDVLTPDHGVIAIGSGGNYAHSAALALHQATELDAEDVARRAMKIAEEICVYTNGNVTVETIELDA; translated from the coding sequence ATGAGTGATGCAGCATTCCCCGGCTGGCACGGGACGACGATCGTTTCCGTGCGCAAGGGCAACAAGGTCGTGGTGGCTGGCGATGGCCAGGTGTCCATGGGCCAGACCGTGATGAAACACGGCGCCAAGAAGGTGCGACGCCTCGCTGGCGGCAAGGTGATCGGCGGCTTTGCCGGCTCGACCGCCGATGCCTTTACCCTCTTTGAGCGCCTCGAAGCCAAGCTCGAGCAATATCCCGACCAGCTGATGCGCGCGGCCGTTGAGCTGGCCAAGGACTGGCGCGGCGACAAATATCTGCGGCGGCTGGAAGCCATGATGATTGTGGCCGACAAGAAGGACACGCTGGTGCTGACCGGCAATGGCGATGTGCTGACCCCCGATCATGGCGTGATCGCCATCGGCTCGGGCGGCAACTACGCCCATTCGGCAGCGCTGGCCCTGCACCAGGCCACCGAACTCGATGCCGAGGATGTGGCGCGCCGGGCGATGAAGATCGCCGAGGAAATCTGTGTCTACACCAATGGCAATGTGACGGTGGAAACCATCGAGCTGGACGCGTGA
- the nth gene encoding endonuclease III, protein MPPLKKVKSLPPAAIAAIFERFHSIDPEPKGELEYVNAFTLLVAVVLSAQATDAGVNKATRALFQLAPTPAAMVALGPERIEEMIRTIGLFRTKAKNVYALSQKLLNDYSGEVPADREALESLPGVGRKTANVVLNIFFGQPTMAVDTHVFRVSNRTGIAPGATVLAVETRLMQVIPPEYALHAHHWLILHGRYICKARKPECWRCPIRQWCLFEPKTPAPGGGPQALSS, encoded by the coding sequence ATGCCGCCATTAAAAAAAGTGAAGTCACTGCCTCCCGCGGCTATCGCGGCGATCTTCGAGCGCTTCCACAGCATAGACCCTGAGCCAAAGGGCGAACTCGAATATGTCAACGCCTTCACTTTGTTGGTGGCGGTGGTGCTTTCGGCCCAGGCGACCGATGCAGGCGTCAACAAGGCGACCCGCGCGCTCTTTCAACTGGCGCCCACCCCCGCCGCAATGGTGGCGCTTGGCCCCGAGCGCATCGAGGAAATGATTCGCACCATTGGCCTGTTCCGCACCAAGGCCAAGAATGTCTATGCCCTCAGCCAAAAGCTCCTCAACGATTATAGCGGCGAGGTCCCGGCCGATCGCGAGGCGCTGGAATCCCTGCCCGGCGTCGGGCGCAAAACCGCCAATGTCGTGCTCAACATCTTTTTTGGCCAGCCCACTATGGCCGTCGACACCCATGTGTTCCGGGTCAGCAACCGCACCGGCATCGCTCCAGGCGCCACGGTGCTGGCAGTGGAAACCCGGCTGATGCAGGTTATTCCACCCGAGTATGCGCTCCATGCCCATCACTGGCTGATCCTGCACGGCCGTTATATCTGCAAGGCGCGCAAGCCCGAATGCTGGCGCTGCCCCATCCGGCAATGGTGCCTGTTCGAGCCCAAGACGCCCGCACCCGGCGGCGGCCCCCAAGCGCTCTCGAGCTAG
- the hisF gene encoding imidazole glycerol phosphate synthase subunit HisF, which produces MTLKTRLIPCLDVMGGRVVKGVQFVDLQDAGDPVQAAMAYDAAGADELTFLDIAASHEGRDTIVDVVRRTAEHCFMPVTVGGGVRTVEDIRRLLLAGADKVAINSAAVSDPDFIARAADKFGNQCIVVSVDAKARAEGPGWEIWTHGGRKPTGIDAVEFATRMVERGAGELLVTSMDRDGTKTGFDLPLTRTIADAVEVPVIASGGVGTLDHLVEGVREGHASAVLAASIFHFGTFTIPQAKQYLRDHGVAVRMDPPDVEPEQRIAP; this is translated from the coding sequence ATGACCCTCAAGACCCGATTGATCCCCTGCCTTGATGTGATGGGCGGCCGCGTCGTCAAGGGCGTGCAGTTCGTTGACCTTCAGGATGCCGGCGATCCCGTCCAGGCCGCCATGGCCTATGACGCCGCCGGCGCGGATGAACTCACCTTCCTTGATATTGCCGCCAGCCACGAAGGGCGCGACACCATTGTCGATGTGGTCCGCCGCACGGCCGAACATTGCTTCATGCCAGTAACCGTTGGCGGTGGAGTGCGCACCGTGGAAGACATTCGCCGCCTGCTGCTGGCCGGCGCCGACAAGGTCGCCATCAACTCCGCCGCCGTCAGCGATCCCGATTTCATTGCCCGCGCCGCCGACAAGTTCGGCAATCAATGCATCGTCGTCTCTGTCGACGCCAAGGCCCGCGCCGAGGGTCCCGGTTGGGAAATCTGGACCCATGGGGGGCGCAAGCCGACGGGCATTGATGCGGTGGAATTTGCCACCCGCATGGTCGAGCGCGGCGCCGGCGAATTGCTGGTCACCTCCATGGACCGCGACGGCACCAAGACTGGCTTTGACCTTCCCCTCACCCGCACCATCGCCGATGCCGTGGAAGTCCCGGTGATCGCCTCGGGTGGCGTCGGCACGCTCGATCACCTCGTTGAGGGCGTCCGGGAAGGCCATGCCAGCGCCGTGCTGGCCGCCTCCATCTTCCACTTCGGCACCTTCACCATCCCCCAGGCCAAGCAGTATCTGCGCGACCATGGCGTTGCCGTGCGCATGGACCCGCCCGATGTCGAACCCGAGCAAAGGATTGCCCCATGA
- a CDS encoding phosphoribosyl-ATP diphosphatase: MTLEELDARIALRAAASPDESYTAKLLARGIEKSAQKLGEEATEAVIAAVTGNKPELTKEAADVLYHLLVVLRAADLPLAEVMAELDRRTAQSGLEEKAARGAGH, from the coding sequence ATGACCCTCGAGGAACTCGACGCCCGCATCGCTTTGCGCGCCGCCGCTTCGCCTGACGAGAGCTACACCGCCAAGCTCCTCGCCCGGGGCATCGAAAAATCAGCGCAAAAGCTCGGCGAAGAAGCCACCGAAGCCGTGATTGCCGCCGTCACCGGCAACAAGCCCGAACTCACCAAGGAAGCCGCCGACGTGCTTTATCATCTGCTTGTCGTGCTGCGCGCGGCTGACCTGCCGCTGGCCGAGGTCATGGCCGAGCTTGACCGCCGCACCGCCCAAAGCGGGCTCGAAGAAAAAGCTGCGCGCGGGGCAGGGCACTGA
- a CDS encoding DUF2244 domain-containing protein: MSMQATTTAPLFAARLTPHRSLSRRGGWFVVALAGVLALIPGIIFFAMGAWPVIGFMGLDVLAIAWAMHASIKGGKQAEQVRLWKDRLELTSIGAKGETSTQLFDPRQVRLVIERDINERTTGLLLRSGGLDTPVGAFLHPDDLSSFSKAFGSALRKARA, from the coding sequence ATGTCGATGCAAGCTACAACCACAGCGCCGCTCTTTGCAGCTAGGCTGACGCCACACCGCTCCCTGTCGCGACGCGGTGGCTGGTTCGTTGTTGCCCTGGCAGGCGTCCTCGCGCTGATCCCCGGTATCATCTTTTTTGCCATGGGCGCCTGGCCGGTGATCGGGTTCATGGGCCTCGACGTGCTGGCCATTGCCTGGGCGATGCATGCCTCGATCAAGGGCGGCAAGCAGGCCGAACAGGTGCGGCTGTGGAAGGATCGGCTCGAGCTGACCAGCATCGGGGCCAAGGGCGAAACCAGCACGCAGCTGTTTGACCCGCGCCAGGTGCGGCTGGTGATCGAGCGCGATATCAACGAGCGCACGACGGGGCTGTTGCTGCGCTCGGGCGGGCTCGATACGCCAGTGGGGGCGTTCTTGCATCCCGATGACCTCTCGAGCTTCAGCAAGGCCTTCGGTTCGGCCCTGCGCAAGGCGCGCGCCTAG
- the hisH gene encoding imidazole glycerol phosphate synthase subunit HisH, protein MSRVAIIDYGAGNLHSAAKAFERVAAGFEHPPEILVTADPEVVRGADHIMLPGVGAFADCKRGLDAVPGMVETLNSKVIAGGTPFLGICVGMQLMAGEGREKEITPGLGWIPGSVERIAPSDPSLKIPHMGWNTLRFERPHALLSGIADGPNGLHAYFVHSYHLRPTHPEHLIATADYGGPVTACVGRDNLFGAQFHPEKSQTLGLRLIENFLRWTP, encoded by the coding sequence ATGAGCCGCGTTGCCATCATCGATTACGGCGCAGGCAATCTGCATTCGGCCGCCAAGGCCTTCGAGCGGGTGGCCGCCGGCTTCGAACACCCACCTGAAATCCTCGTCACCGCCGACCCTGAAGTGGTGCGTGGCGCTGACCACATCATGCTGCCTGGCGTCGGCGCCTTTGCCGATTGCAAGCGCGGTCTCGATGCCGTGCCCGGCATGGTCGAAACCCTCAACAGCAAGGTCATTGCCGGCGGCACGCCGTTTCTGGGCATCTGCGTGGGCATGCAGCTCATGGCCGGCGAAGGCCGCGAAAAGGAAATCACCCCCGGGCTTGGCTGGATTCCCGGTTCGGTCGAGCGCATCGCCCCCAGCGATCCCAGCCTCAAGATCCCCCATATGGGCTGGAACACGCTTCGCTTCGAGCGCCCCCATGCGCTGTTGTCGGGGATCGCCGACGGCCCTAATGGGCTCCACGCCTATTTTGTCCATTCCTATCACCTGCGCCCCACCCATCCCGAGCATCTCATCGCCACCGCCGATTACGGCGGCCCGGTGACCGCTTGCGTTGGGCGCGACAATCTCTTTGGCGCGCAGTTCCACCCGGAAAAATCCCAAACCCTGGGCCTGCGCCTGATCGAAAACTTCCTGAGGTGGACGCCATGA
- a CDS encoding VOC family protein: protein MTITNALAGIAVDDFGESLPWYELLFGREADSRPLGDVAEWKLPTDGWIQLITDGDRAGASTLTLIVDDLAGELHRLKSVGIEPVAKSMGDFFKTAKLRDPDGNQIVLSEPRPGTY from the coding sequence ATGACCATCACCAATGCGCTTGCGGGCATCGCGGTCGACGATTTTGGCGAGTCGCTGCCTTGGTATGAGCTGTTGTTCGGCCGGGAGGCCGATTCGCGCCCGCTGGGCGATGTGGCCGAATGGAAACTGCCAACCGATGGCTGGATCCAGCTGATTACCGACGGGGACCGCGCGGGTGCATCGACGCTGACGCTGATCGTCGATGATCTGGCGGGGGAATTGCACCGGCTTAAAAGCGTGGGCATCGAGCCGGTGGCCAAATCGATGGGTGATTTCTTCAAGACCGCCAAACTGCGCGACCCCGACGGCAACCAGATCGTCTTAAGCGAGCCGCGGCCGGGGACGTACTAA
- a CDS encoding TetR/AcrR family transcriptional regulator has translation MSTSNHPPYHHGDLRNALLDAALIILEREGEAGLGLRELARAVGVSPAAPYRHFDGRIALLEALAVTGFRRFTQMMDEVGATNPPDPLAAMGRAYVLFALDNGNLFRLMFSPQLRRANRPGLRMAADAAFATLRRVAGGEGREARIASLTAWARVHGLAVLLLDGQIAIEAGEDTRDLIAQIIGRS, from the coding sequence ATGTCAACTTCGAACCACCCGCCGTATCACCATGGCGATCTGCGCAACGCCTTGCTCGACGCCGCTCTCATCATTCTGGAGCGGGAAGGGGAGGCGGGCCTCGGGCTGCGCGAACTCGCCCGTGCCGTTGGCGTGTCACCAGCCGCGCCTTATCGCCATTTCGACGGCCGCATTGCCCTCCTGGAAGCGCTGGCGGTCACCGGCTTTCGCCGCTTCACCCAGATGATGGACGAGGTCGGCGCCACGAACCCGCCCGATCCGCTCGCCGCCATGGGCCGCGCCTATGTCTTGTTCGCGCTTGATAACGGCAATCTCTTTCGCCTGATGTTTTCCCCGCAGCTGCGCCGCGCCAATCGTCCCGGCCTGCGCATGGCCGCCGATGCCGCCTTTGCCACCCTGCGCCGCGTTGCTGGCGGGGAAGGGCGGGAAGCCCGCATTGCCTCGCTCACCGCGTGGGCGCGCGTTCATGGCCTTGCCGTGCTGCTGCTCGATGGCCAGATCGCCATTGAAGCGGGCGAAGACACCCGAGACCTGATCGCCCAGATCATCGGCCGCTCCTAA
- the hisB gene encoding imidazoleglycerol-phosphate dehydratase HisB → MRTATIARKTNETDIRVSINLDGTGKHAMATGVGFFDHMLDQLARHSLIDMEISCTGDLHIDFHHTVEDVGIALGQAIREAIGDKRGINRYASCDLPMDGTLTRAALDVSGRPFLVFRAQWSRDKIGEIDTELFQEFFQAFAVNAGITLHIENFYSDNSHHLAESMFKAVARALRVALEIDPRAADRVPSTKGTL, encoded by the coding sequence ATGCGCACTGCCACGATCGCCCGCAAGACCAACGAAACCGATATCCGCGTGTCCATCAATCTCGATGGCACCGGCAAGCACGCCATGGCGACGGGTGTCGGCTTTTTCGATCACATGCTCGACCAGCTGGCGCGCCATTCCCTGATCGACATGGAGATCAGCTGCACCGGCGATCTGCATATCGACTTCCACCACACGGTAGAGGATGTCGGCATTGCCCTGGGCCAAGCCATTCGCGAGGCCATCGGCGACAAGCGCGGCATCAACCGCTATGCCAGCTGCGATCTGCCCATGGACGGCACCCTGACCCGGGCAGCGCTCGATGTCTCGGGCCGCCCCTTCCTCGTGTTCCGCGCCCAGTGGAGCCGCGACAAGATCGGCGAGATCGACACCGAGCTGTTCCAGGAATTCTTCCAGGCCTTTGCGGTCAATGCCGGCATCACCCTCCACATCGAGAACTTCTACAGCGACAACAGCCACCATCTGGCCGAGTCCATGTTCAAGGCCGTCGCCCGTGCCCTGCGCGTGGCGCTCGAAATCGATCCGCGGGCAGCCGATCGCGTTCCCTCCACCAAGGGCACGCTCTAG
- a CDS encoding 2,3-bisphosphoglycerate-dependent phosphoglycerate mutase: MTGTLILVRHGQSEWNLLNLFTGWRNPDLTEQGMEEARATGKALKAAGIVPDLYYTSALRRAQHTLDLMLEEMGVLNCTIIRNTALNERDYGDLSGLNKDDARAKWGEEQVLIWRRSYDVPPPGGESLKDTAARTLPYYQAEILPRLQAGATILIVAHGNSLRAMVMAIEGLTPEQILKREIATGQPTVYEIGSDGALERRIEL; the protein is encoded by the coding sequence ATGACCGGCACCCTGATCCTTGTCCGTCACGGCCAAAGCGAGTGGAACCTGCTCAACCTCTTTACCGGCTGGCGTAACCCCGACCTGACCGAGCAGGGGATGGAAGAGGCCCGCGCCACCGGCAAGGCGCTGAAGGCCGCGGGCATCGTGCCCGACCTTTATTATACCTCGGCTCTGCGCCGGGCCCAGCACACGCTCGATTTGATGCTCGAGGAAATGGGCGTTCTGAATTGCACCATCATTCGCAACACTGCGCTCAATGAACGCGACTATGGCGACCTCTCGGGTCTCAACAAGGATGATGCCCGCGCCAAATGGGGCGAGGAGCAGGTGCTGATCTGGCGCCGCTCCTATGATGTGCCCCCTCCTGGCGGCGAATCGCTCAAGGACACGGCGGCCCGCACCTTGCCTTACTACCAAGCCGAGATCCTGCCGCGTCTCCAGGCCGGCGCAACCATCCTCATTGTTGCCCATGGCAACTCGCTGCGCGCCATGGTCATGGCCATTGAGGGGCTGACGCCCGAGCAGATCCTCAAGCGCGAGATCGCGACCGGCCAGCCTACGGTGTACGAGATCGGCAGCGACGGGGCGCTGGAGCGCCGCATCGAGCTCTAG
- the coaA gene encoding type I pantothenate kinase, with product MAKLKRRPPEPYHHLTKAQWSKLRADEPMTLTREDVARLRTLSDPISLEEAEEVYLPLTRLLSFYVEAVQNLHQVSTRFLGTPDQRVPFIIGVAGSVAVGKSTTARILQALLRRWPASPKVDLVTTDGFLYPNAVLAERGLMERKGFPESYDRARVVGFLADVKSGKGKISVPVYSHLVYDVVPGEEVVIDRPDILIVEGLNILQTGELPKTGDPILFASDFLDFSIYIDADEDDLRDWYMERFFRLRETAFRDPSSFFRRFADMTEEEAGAFGNKVWETINLPNLLNNVLPTRGRADLILKKGKSHLIEEVRLRRV from the coding sequence ATGGCCAAGCTCAAGCGTCGGCCCCCCGAGCCCTACCATCACCTCACCAAGGCGCAATGGTCCAAGCTGCGCGCCGATGAGCCCATGACCCTGACGCGCGAGGACGTTGCGCGCCTGCGTACCCTCTCCGATCCCATCTCGCTCGAGGAAGCCGAGGAAGTCTATCTGCCGCTGACCCGGCTGCTCTCGTTCTATGTGGAAGCCGTGCAGAATCTGCACCAGGTTTCGACGCGCTTTCTCGGCACACCCGACCAGCGCGTGCCCTTCATCATCGGCGTTGCGGGTTCCGTTGCCGTGGGCAAATCCACCACCGCCCGCATTCTCCAGGCGCTGCTGCGCCGCTGGCCGGCGAGCCCCAAGGTCGATCTCGTCACCACTGATGGCTTTTTGTACCCCAATGCCGTTCTGGCCGAACGCGGGCTCATGGAGCGCAAGGGCTTTCCCGAGAGCTATGATCGTGCTCGCGTCGTCGGCTTTCTCGCCGATGTGAAATCGGGCAAGGGCAAGATCTCGGTCCCGGTTTATTCCCACCTCGTTTACGACGTCGTACCCGGCGAGGAAGTGGTAATTGATCGCCCCGATATCCTCATTGTCGAGGGGCTCAACATCCTGCAGACCGGCGAACTCCCCAAGACCGGGGACCCGATCCTCTTTGCCTCCGATTTCCTCGACTTCTCCATCTATATCGATGCGGACGAGGATGATCTACGCGACTGGTACATGGAGCGATTCTTCCGCCTGCGCGAAACCGCCTTCCGTGACCCCAGTTCGTTCTTCCGCCGTTTTGCCGATATGACCGAGGAAGAGGCCGGGGCCTTTGGGAACAAGGTCTGGGAAACCATCAACCTGCCCAATCTGCTCAATAACGTGCTGCCGACGCGTGGCCGCGCCGATCTGATCCTCAAAAAGGGCAAGAGCCATCTGATCGAGGAAGTGCGCCTGCGTCGCGTCTGA